A single window of Deltaproteobacteria bacterium PRO3 DNA harbors:
- a CDS encoding transcription elongation factor GreB, with protein EVVDPLQVKSEQVFFGATVTVEDEEGERKTYAIVGIDEADPGRGKISWISPLTRALLKAKVGDLVQFRTPKGIRELEVVEILYREIP; from the coding sequence CCGAGGTCGTCGATCCCCTCCAGGTGAAGTCCGAGCAGGTCTTCTTCGGCGCCACCGTCACGGTCGAGGACGAGGAGGGCGAGCGCAAGACCTACGCGATTGTCGGCATCGACGAGGCGGATCCCGGCCGGGGCAAGATCAGCTGGATCTCGCCGCTGACCCGGGCCCTGCTCAAGGCGAAGGTGGGCGATCTGGTTCAGTTCCGCACCCCGAAAGGGATTCGCGAGCTCGAGGTCGTCGAGATCCTGTACCGGGAAATTCCCTGA
- a CDS encoding rhomboid family intramembrane serine protease has protein sequence MRMIGTLSQKNQARKFSDFLLVNGIPNQVEEEADGYQLWVRDDRHLSAAERFFSEFQSNPEAEAYRGRGASAGAIRAREERLAKRSPVIDVRTHWHRLDTSVGPVTGILILLSVAITLLAMADRSNELLDYFFITRYDVVGPYLQWSGGLPEIRHGQIWRLVTPIFIHSGVLHILFNMLWLKDLGSELERRQGSLYFSILVLAVAILSNLGQYLLAGPNFGGMSGVVYGLLGYCWIRGRYDPSSGLSLNQGVVTMMIIWFVLCWTGLIGNVANWAHTFGLVAGMAWGFAAAKLRR, from the coding sequence ATGCGCATGATCGGAACCCTCTCCCAGAAAAATCAAGCCAGGAAGTTCAGCGACTTCTTACTGGTGAACGGCATCCCCAACCAAGTGGAGGAAGAGGCCGACGGCTATCAGCTTTGGGTGCGCGACGACCGCCACCTGTCGGCCGCCGAACGGTTTTTTTCGGAATTCCAAAGCAATCCCGAGGCCGAGGCCTACCGCGGGCGGGGGGCGTCCGCCGGGGCGATCCGCGCCCGGGAGGAGCGGCTTGCGAAGCGATCGCCGGTGATCGACGTCCGCACCCACTGGCACCGGCTCGACACCAGCGTCGGGCCCGTGACCGGCATCCTGATCCTGCTCAGCGTCGCCATCACGCTTTTGGCCATGGCCGACCGTTCCAACGAGCTCTTGGATTATTTCTTCATCACGCGCTACGACGTGGTCGGCCCCTACCTCCAGTGGAGCGGCGGCCTGCCCGAGATCCGGCACGGCCAGATCTGGCGCTTGGTCACGCCGATCTTCATCCACAGCGGCGTCCTCCACATCCTCTTCAACATGCTCTGGCTCAAGGACCTAGGCTCCGAGCTGGAGCGCCGCCAGGGCTCCCTCTATTTTTCCATCCTGGTCCTGGCCGTCGCGATCCTCTCCAACCTGGGCCAGTACCTCCTCGCCGGCCCCAATTTCGGCGGGATGTCGGGCGTGGTCTACGGCCTGCTCGGCTACTGCTGGATCCGCGGGCGCTACGATCCGTCCTCTGGCCTCTCGCTCAATCAAGGCGTCGTCACGATGATGATTATTTGGTTTGTGCTCTGCTGGACCGGCCTGATCGGAAACGTCGCCAACTGGGCCCATACCTTCGGCCTGGTCGCGGGGATGGCCTGGGGCTTCGCGGCCGCGAAGCTGCGGCGCTGA
- a CDS encoding NAD(P)H-dependent oxidoreductase — protein sequence MAHTPRILAFAGSTRRDSFNKKLLRVAVAGARAAGAEVTVLDLKELPLPLYDGDLEAEGGLPDNAKKLKALMKGHDGFLIAAPEYNSSISGVLKNAIDWASRAEAGEAPLACFTDKAAALLSASPGALAGLRGLATLRSILHNIGVHVLPTQLGIPRAHEAFDAEGGLKDPKLRAKAEQIGAALAEFLRRHRG from the coding sequence ATGGCCCACACCCCTCGCATCCTAGCCTTCGCCGGCAGCACCCGCCGGGACTCTTTCAACAAAAAACTGCTGCGGGTGGCCGTCGCGGGCGCCCGGGCCGCGGGCGCCGAGGTGACGGTCTTGGACTTGAAGGAGCTCCCCCTGCCCCTCTACGACGGGGACCTCGAGGCCGAGGGCGGCCTGCCGGATAACGCCAAAAAACTGAAGGCCTTGATGAAGGGGCACGACGGTTTTTTGATCGCCGCGCCGGAGTACAACAGCTCGATCTCGGGGGTCTTGAAGAACGCCATCGACTGGGCCTCCCGCGCCGAAGCGGGCGAGGCCCCCCTGGCCTGTTTCACCGACAAGGCCGCCGCCCTGCTCAGCGCCTCGCCGGGCGCCTTGGCCGGCCTGCGCGGCCTGGCGACGCTGCGCTCCATCCTGCACAATATCGGCGTCCACGTCCTGCCGACTCAACTCGGCATCCCGCGGGCCCACGAGGCCTTCGACGCCGAGGGCGGCCTGAAAGACCCCAAGCTACGGGCCAAGGCCGAGCAGATCGGCGCCGCCCTCGCGGAATTCCTGCGGCGGCATCGCGGGTAA
- a CDS encoding pyrimidine/purine nucleoside phosphorylase, which translates to MSETVPQKLQNVSVDLKANVYFDGKVVSHSVYDAAGAKKTIGLIYPGSYQFSTGAPERMVIVAGTCKVKVAGEEEWKTYAAGMEFRVPGNSAFEISVLRGITEYLCIFE; encoded by the coding sequence ATGTCGGAAACCGTCCCGCAAAAACTGCAAAACGTCTCGGTCGACCTGAAGGCCAACGTCTATTTCGACGGCAAGGTGGTCAGCCACAGCGTCTACGACGCCGCCGGCGCCAAGAAGACGATCGGGCTCATTTATCCGGGCTCCTACCAGTTCAGCACCGGCGCCCCCGAGCGCATGGTGATCGTGGCCGGCACCTGCAAGGTCAAGGTCGCGGGTGAGGAGGAGTGGAAGACCTACGCGGCGGGGATGGAGTTCCGCGTGCCGGGAAATTCCGCCTTCGAGATTTCGGTGCTGCGCGGGATCACCGAGTACCTCTGCATCTTCGAGTAA
- a CDS encoding class I SAM-dependent rRNA methyltransferase produces MPTESRTISVTRRKAIARRIPQLKVTINQKALERLQRGHDWIFRSDLTGVEAEIAGPATVVSEKGKVLGEALYSPKSLIALRMMTQGQERITEGLIRERLRLAHERRREMYPGEEAYRVVFGEADRLPSLIVDRFADVAVFQTLSAGMETFKETVVSALRETLDPRSILERNDSSVREREGLPLIRQAAWGEAPEEVAFRFSEKTFSFPALEGQKTGFFLDQRYNAEAAARYARGEMLDAFCYVGQFGLHAAPRAKSVLCVDASEPALAQARRNAERNGLANVETRCANAFDFLKECDQEGRRFDTVSLDPPAFVKNRAALKPALRGYKEINLRAMRLLRPGGILVTSSCSQHLSPELFEKTLAEAARDARRRVQVLEKRGQPADHPALLVMPETDYLKCWILRVE; encoded by the coding sequence ATGCCGACGGAATCGAGGACGATCAGCGTCACGCGTCGAAAGGCCATAGCCCGAAGGATCCCGCAATTGAAGGTCACGATCAATCAAAAAGCCCTGGAGAGACTGCAACGCGGCCACGACTGGATCTTCCGCAGCGACTTGACGGGCGTGGAGGCCGAAATCGCCGGTCCCGCGACCGTCGTCTCGGAGAAGGGCAAGGTCCTGGGCGAGGCCCTCTACAGCCCCAAGAGCCTGATCGCCTTGCGCATGATGACCCAAGGCCAGGAGCGGATCACGGAGGGGCTGATCCGCGAGCGCCTGCGCCTCGCCCACGAGCGGCGCCGCGAGATGTATCCGGGTGAAGAGGCCTACCGCGTCGTCTTCGGCGAGGCCGACCGTCTGCCCTCCCTGATCGTCGACCGCTTTGCGGACGTGGCCGTCTTCCAGACCTTGAGCGCCGGGATGGAGACCTTCAAGGAGACCGTCGTCTCAGCCCTGCGCGAGACGCTGGATCCGCGCTCCATCCTCGAGCGCAACGACTCGAGCGTCCGGGAGCGCGAGGGACTGCCCCTCATCCGCCAGGCGGCCTGGGGCGAGGCGCCGGAGGAAGTCGCCTTCCGCTTCTCCGAAAAGACCTTCTCCTTTCCGGCCCTGGAGGGGCAGAAGACGGGGTTCTTTCTCGACCAGCGCTACAACGCCGAGGCCGCGGCCCGCTACGCCCGCGGCGAGATGCTCGACGCCTTTTGCTACGTGGGGCAATTCGGCCTGCACGCCGCGCCGCGCGCCAAATCCGTCCTCTGCGTCGACGCCTCCGAGCCGGCCCTCGCGCAGGCGCGGCGCAACGCCGAGCGCAACGGCCTCGCCAACGTCGAGACCCGCTGCGCCAACGCCTTCGATTTCTTGAAAGAATGCGACCAGGAGGGACGGCGCTTCGACACGGTCTCGCTGGACCCGCCCGCCTTCGTCAAAAACCGCGCGGCCCTGAAACCCGCCCTGCGCGGCTATAAAGAGATCAACCTGCGGGCGATGCGCCTGCTGAGGCCGGGCGGGATCCTCGTCACCTCGTCCTGCTCGCAGCACTTGAGCCCCGAGCTCTTCGAAAAGACCCTGGCCGAGGCGGCCCGAGACGCGCGGCGCCGCGTGCAGGTTTTGGAGAAGCGCGGGCAACCCGCCGACCACCCCGCCCTGCTCGTCATGCCCGAGACGGACTACCTGAAGTGCTGGATCCTGCGGGTGGAGTGA